A stretch of the Haloplanus aerogenes genome encodes the following:
- a CDS encoding DUF63 family protein has protein sequence MATVAERLDVDPARLWAGSVLALLVALIGGSLLFPRTVYDGFVWHFFWGPVQADANAAVCAVRQGGTTRYLYDAAACSAAAEPVAYPGYTLVSEVGYVVILLVALSGLVFLLRRLGIGSDRDLFFSLLPFVFFGGALRVVEDVTDAAADPLIGYPLNTLIISPVIYFTVFAITLLVLLASVSLARQGVIDRYTRPLAAGGTLVLVVTLLFLLWSAIAPDGPGTFYPQVLVVILVGATASAAGTWVLIEQYAPGINAGTGRLGFVVIWGHAVDGVANVVGLDWMVALGAGPNLVPKHPVNRAIVEITASTLPQSVLALTGDTWPFLVVKLVAATLVVWLFDEQIFEESPQYAILLMIAILAVGLGPGTRDMLRATIGV, from the coding sequence ATGGCCACGGTCGCGGAACGTCTCGACGTCGATCCGGCGCGACTCTGGGCTGGATCGGTTCTCGCCCTCCTCGTCGCCCTGATCGGCGGATCGCTCCTGTTCCCACGCACCGTCTACGACGGGTTCGTCTGGCACTTCTTCTGGGGCCCGGTGCAGGCGGACGCCAACGCCGCCGTCTGCGCCGTCCGGCAAGGCGGTACCACTCGCTATCTCTACGACGCCGCGGCGTGTTCGGCGGCCGCGGAGCCGGTCGCGTATCCCGGCTACACGCTCGTCTCGGAGGTGGGCTACGTCGTCATCCTGCTGGTCGCCCTCTCCGGTCTCGTCTTCCTGCTCCGGCGCCTCGGCATCGGCTCCGACCGCGACCTCTTCTTCTCGCTCCTGCCGTTCGTCTTCTTCGGCGGGGCGCTCCGAGTCGTCGAGGACGTGACCGACGCGGCCGCCGATCCGCTGATCGGCTACCCGCTGAACACGCTCATCATCAGCCCGGTCATCTACTTCACCGTCTTCGCGATCACCCTCCTCGTCCTCCTGGCGAGCGTCTCCCTCGCCCGCCAGGGCGTCATCGACCGCTACACGCGGCCGCTCGCCGCGGGCGGGACGCTGGTCCTCGTCGTCACGCTCCTCTTTCTCCTCTGGAGCGCCATCGCGCCGGACGGCCCCGGCACCTTCTACCCGCAGGTGCTGGTCGTCATCCTCGTCGGCGCGACGGCGTCCGCCGCCGGCACGTGGGTGCTGATCGAACAGTACGCACCGGGGATCAACGCCGGCACCGGTCGTCTCGGCTTCGTCGTCATCTGGGGGCACGCCGTCGACGGCGTCGCCAACGTCGTCGGCCTCGACTGGATGGTCGCGCTCGGCGCCGGCCCGAATCTCGTTCCCAAACACCCGGTCAACCGTGCCATCGTCGAGATTACCGCATCGACGCTCCCCCAGTCAGTCCTCGCTCTGACCGGCGACACCTGGCCATTCCTCGTCGTGAAACTCGTCGCCGCGACGCTCGTCGTCTGGCTGTTCGACGAGCAAATCTTCGAGGAGAGCCCGCAGTACGCCATCCTGCTCATGATCGCCATCCTCGCGGTGGGACTGGGCCCCGGCACCCGCGACATGTTGCGGGCGACGATCGGCGTCTAG
- a CDS encoding DUF4013 domain-containing protein encodes MTIDLGWVVKYPMNSDDWIRTILIGGGLTLLSILIVPAFLVYGYVLRVLRAGMDGAEEPPVFDDWGTLLKEGVIAFVVVLIYQLIPLIVMAVTVGGSIAAMASGTEAGAGVGIVGLFGGLALSTLLALIFGYVTLIGLANYAHEGTFGSAFDFDVIRSVAVDGDYAIPWLYGVGILIGAVVVASILGVVPIVGAIAGVFVTFYGQVAAGWVWGKGFGDATGLGGTDTEPDPAIA; translated from the coding sequence ATGACGATAGATCTCGGCTGGGTCGTCAAGTACCCGATGAACTCGGACGACTGGATCAGGACCATCCTCATCGGCGGAGGATTGACCCTGCTGTCCATCCTCATCGTCCCGGCGTTTCTGGTGTACGGATACGTCCTGCGCGTCCTGCGTGCGGGGATGGACGGCGCGGAGGAACCGCCCGTCTTCGACGACTGGGGAACCCTGTTGAAAGAGGGCGTGATCGCCTTCGTCGTCGTGCTCATCTACCAGTTGATCCCCCTGATCGTCATGGCGGTGACCGTCGGCGGGTCGATCGCGGCGATGGCGTCGGGGACGGAAGCCGGCGCAGGCGTCGGTATCGTCGGTCTGTTCGGGGGGCTGGCCCTCTCGACGTTGCTCGCGCTGATCTTCGGCTACGTCACCCTGATCGGTCTCGCCAACTACGCCCACGAGGGCACGTTCGGCTCCGCCTTCGATTTCGACGTGATCCGGTCCGTCGCGGTCGACGGCGACTACGCGATTCCGTGGCTCTACGGCGTCGGCATCCTGATCGGCGCGGTGGTCGTCGCGAGCATCCTCGGGGTCGTCCCCATCGTCGGCGCGATTGCCGGCGTGTTCGTCACGTTCTACGGGCAGGTTGCGGCTGGCTGGGTCTGGGGCAAGGGCTTCGGCGACGCGACGGGACTCGGTGGGACGGACACCGAGCCCGATCCGGCTATCGCCTGA
- a CDS encoding outer membrane protein assembly factor BamB family protein yields MPSITRRTFLGTLAASASVGVAGCSSSCPDSDAPEPSVVVGTGEAGSGFETLPGGAWPSPRFDAGNTGHPPSRRPPTDPSLRWRTTLPAPRVDDARADASAPTVADGQVYLTTGAGAFALALRDGAERWHVDDLTPATTDHYGNELVPPVVDDGRVYVATGAGVVALHADDGTTAWRNTDAAAAGVPTVSGDTLFVPTADGLIGLATDDGSRRWAVDGVNTSLPAVADGTVVVGGEETVALDAATGDRRWSAPVRPEAHPVVADGTVYLGTYEGLVGLRLDDGSERWRVDRGSGRTFSAPVVTPETIYAVERPGEAPDATFALDRGGDGPPDPRWCSYVGDGAVAAAAGGHAFALQSGSSDQRPPPQLVAFTARFGEATWGYATAERPLPPALLDGALVSVTDRGTAVAFGGA; encoded by the coding sequence ATGCCCTCCATCACTCGCAGGACGTTTCTCGGGACGCTCGCGGCCAGTGCGTCCGTCGGCGTCGCCGGCTGTTCGTCGTCGTGTCCGGACAGTGACGCGCCGGAGCCGTCGGTCGTCGTCGGGACTGGCGAGGCCGGATCGGGATTCGAGACGCTCCCGGGCGGCGCGTGGCCGTCACCCCGCTTCGACGCCGGCAACACGGGCCACCCCCCGTCGCGTCGGCCGCCGACCGATCCGTCGCTCCGCTGGCGCACCACGCTCCCCGCCCCGCGGGTCGACGACGCCCGCGCGGACGCGAGTGCGCCGACCGTCGCCGACGGACAGGTGTATCTCACTACCGGGGCCGGCGCGTTCGCGCTCGCCCTCCGGGACGGCGCGGAACGCTGGCACGTGGACGACCTCACGCCGGCGACGACGGATCACTACGGGAACGAACTCGTTCCCCCGGTCGTCGACGACGGTCGGGTGTATGTGGCGACCGGCGCGGGCGTCGTCGCCCTGCACGCCGACGACGGGACGACGGCGTGGCGGAACACGGACGCCGCCGCGGCGGGCGTGCCGACCGTGAGTGGGGACACGCTGTTCGTCCCGACGGCGGATGGCCTGATCGGCCTCGCGACCGACGACGGAAGTCGGCGCTGGGCGGTCGACGGCGTGAACACGTCCCTCCCCGCCGTGGCGGACGGCACGGTCGTCGTGGGCGGCGAGGAGACGGTCGCGCTGGACGCCGCGACCGGCGACCGCCGCTGGTCGGCGCCGGTCCGGCCCGAAGCCCACCCCGTCGTCGCCGACGGCACCGTCTACCTCGGGACGTACGAGGGACTCGTCGGCCTCCGCCTCGACGACGGGAGCGAACGGTGGCGTGTCGACCGTGGCTCGGGGCGGACCTTCTCCGCGCCGGTCGTCACGCCGGAAACCATCTACGCCGTCGAGCGCCCCGGCGAAGCGCCGGACGCGACGTTCGCACTCGACCGCGGCGGCGACGGCCCCCCGGACCCGCGGTGGTGCTCGTACGTCGGTGACGGCGCCGTCGCGGCCGCCGCCGGCGGACACGCGTTCGCCCTCCAGTCCGGATCGAGCGACCAGCGACCGCCACCGCAGCTGGTCGCGTTCACGGCACGCTTCGGCGAGGCGACGTGGGGGTACGCCACCGCGGAACGGCCGCTACCACCGGCGCTCCTCGATGGCGCCCTCGTGAGCGTGACCGACCGCGGCACCGCCGTCGCCTTCGGAGGTGCGTAA